From a region of the Desulfuromonas sp. KJ2020 genome:
- a CDS encoding response regulator transcription factor, with product MNILICINNRVLAEGLQRIIFDHVTGAMVDKCFSGRDGTWPDLVLFDSRERIDLLKKHYTRARFLCIDVGLKDTDLAWLLYCQGIHGIISPELDVSMFGKALRAVYEGQIWVEQIHLKAVFGEGTTFPSRGRLRGLSEQDRKIVRLVAGGRKNREIADLLCLSEPTIKAHLSRLYKILKVNNRSGLVALAAESGWTGEQES from the coding sequence ATGAATATTCTCATCTGTATCAACAACCGGGTTTTGGCTGAAGGACTGCAGCGAATCATTTTTGACCACGTGACGGGTGCGATGGTCGACAAATGCTTTTCGGGCCGGGATGGCACCTGGCCAGACCTCGTGCTGTTTGATTCCCGCGAGCGCATTGATCTTCTCAAAAAGCACTATACCCGCGCCCGTTTTCTGTGCATCGATGTCGGCCTGAAAGATACGGATCTGGCCTGGCTTCTTTACTGCCAGGGGATTCACGGTATCATCTCCCCCGAGCTCGACGTGAGCATGTTCGGCAAGGCGCTGCGGGCCGTGTATGAGGGACAAATCTGGGTCGAACAGATTCATCTCAAAGCGGTCTTCGGCGAGGGCACCACGTTTCCCTCCCGCGGACGTTTGCGGGGTCTGAGCGAACAGGACCGAAAAATCGTCAGACTCGTCGCCGGCGGCAGGAAGAATCGGGAGATTGCCGACCTCCTCTGCCTGAGTGAACCGACCATCAAGGCCCACCTCAGCCGTCTCTACAAAATCCTCAAGGTCAATAACCGCTCCGGCCTGGTCGCTTTGGCCGCCGAAAGCGGCTGGACCGGCGAACAGGAGTCCTAG